The Claveliimonas bilis genome window below encodes:
- a CDS encoding helix-turn-helix transcriptional regulator, giving the protein MDDKLILKNRLKETRMELKLSQKRLADMVGVSRNTISSIETGQFNPTAKLALILCIALDKKFEDLFYF; this is encoded by the coding sequence ATGGATGACAAGCTGATATTAAAAAATCGCCTTAAAGAAACACGGATGGAATTGAAATTATCACAGAAGCGGCTGGCAGATATGGTTGGCGTGTCTCGGAACACGATCAGCTCCATTGAAACAGGACAGTTCAATCCTACAGCGAAACTGGCGCTGATTCTCTGTATTGCATTGGACAAAAAGTTTGAAGATTTGTTTTACTTTTGA
- a CDS encoding DUF6442 family protein yields MNKDEILAKSRAENRNKDVYEQEVIKQASQKAVVVQMALATLFFAIQIIAYTILVFVMSGCYIYDLSVSSTIL; encoded by the coding sequence ATGAACAAGGATGAAATTTTAGCAAAAAGCAGAGCGGAAAATAGAAATAAGGACGTATACGAGCAAGAAGTTATAAAGCAGGCAAGTCAAAAGGCAGTTGTGGTTCAGATGGCTTTGGCGACGCTCTTTTTCGCGATACAGATAATTGCCTATACGATATTGGTATTCGTAATGTCCGGATGCTATATTTATGACCTGAGCGTATCTTCCACAATTTTGTAG
- a CDS encoding DUF975 family protein — translation MWNRKNLKKNGKKNLKKNYWRILGISLLVAFIASGMKVTHQVDNAAMYFVGGRFDLPSNAQIVNDWYFSIRESDAPQNNQVLEFLGEHYTPKKGALAHIYNRMTEEKSALYGFINAMNDFIFKDKATEGMIILAGVFLMILFLALVSNVLAVGQCRFLLENRTYRQSKMGRLAFPWRVKRWKATAFTMFERSFLIFLWDLTIIGGIIKRYSYKMIPYILAENPDIGHKEAFALSKRMMKGNKMRGFLLDFSFLGWRILSAFTLGILGYVWIKPYTETVWAEVYAALRQEALEQGYSGAEYLNDKLLFEESDAEEYPVELYPLYNPETKTWIRINYRRKYTVCSLILMFFSFSVIGWLWEVSLHLFGDGVFVNRGFFHGPWLPIYGAGGVLIVALLKRFLDKPLILFLLTMVVCGIVEYTAGFILWETKHMYWWNYSGYFLNLHGRICAEGLIVFGLGGCAFIYIIAPFFDEIFKKIPRRAAIILCVILLSVFAADSVYSAVYPNSGAGITDYENHG, via the coding sequence ATGTGGAATCGAAAGAACTTAAAGAAAAATGGGAAAAAAAACCTGAAGAAAAATTATTGGAGAATTTTGGGAATCAGTCTTCTTGTTGCCTTTATCGCAAGTGGTATGAAAGTAACGCATCAGGTGGACAATGCGGCGATGTATTTCGTAGGAGGCAGATTTGACCTTCCAAGTAATGCGCAGATTGTAAATGACTGGTATTTCAGTATAAGAGAATCAGATGCCCCGCAGAACAATCAGGTGCTTGAATTTCTGGGAGAACACTATACTCCAAAAAAGGGAGCGCTGGCACATATCTATAATCGCATGACAGAAGAAAAATCAGCACTATATGGGTTTATTAATGCAATGAACGACTTTATTTTTAAGGATAAAGCGACAGAAGGTATGATTATTCTTGCAGGCGTTTTTCTGATGATCTTATTCCTTGCGCTGGTCAGCAATGTGCTTGCAGTTGGGCAGTGTCGTTTCCTTTTGGAAAACCGTACATACAGACAAAGTAAAATGGGAAGGCTGGCATTTCCGTGGAGGGTAAAACGATGGAAGGCAACCGCCTTCACCATGTTTGAGAGATCCTTTTTGATCTTTCTGTGGGACTTGACGATCATCGGGGGAATCATCAAGAGATATTCTTACAAAATGATTCCTTACATTCTTGCAGAAAATCCGGATATCGGACATAAGGAAGCCTTTGCATTGTCAAAAAGGATGATGAAAGGGAATAAGATGCGGGGATTTCTGCTTGATTTTTCTTTTCTGGGGTGGCGGATACTGAGTGCTTTCACATTAGGTATTCTGGGGTATGTATGGATCAAGCCATACACAGAAACTGTGTGGGCGGAGGTTTATGCTGCTCTCAGGCAAGAAGCGCTGGAACAGGGATACAGCGGAGCGGAGTATTTAAATGATAAGCTTTTGTTTGAAGAATCTGATGCTGAAGAGTATCCGGTAGAATTGTACCCGCTTTATAATCCTGAGACTAAAACCTGGATCCGGATCAATTACCGAAGAAAATATACAGTCTGTTCATTGATTCTGATGTTTTTTTCCTTTTCAGTAATCGGATGGCTCTGGGAAGTTTCGCTCCACTTATTCGGGGATGGAGTGTTCGTCAACCGGGGATTTTTCCACGGACCATGGCTTCCGATTTATGGAGCCGGCGGTGTTTTGATCGTAGCTTTGTTAAAGCGCTTTCTAGATAAACCGCTTATTTTGTTCTTGTTGACAATGGTTGTCTGCGGAATAGTTGAATATACTGCGGGATTTATTCTTTGGGAGACAAAACACATGTACTGGTGGAACTATTCCGGATATTTTCTTAATCTGCACGGAAGGATATGTGCGGAAGGGCTGATTGTTTTCGGATTGGGCGGATGTGCATTTATATATATAATCGCGCCGTTCTTTGATGAGATTTTCAAGAAAATTCCACGCCGTGCGGCAATTATTTTATGTGTGATCCTGTTAAGTGTTTTTGCGGCAGACAGTGTTTACTCAGCTGTTTATCCTAACAGCGGAGCCGGAATCACGGATTATGAGAATCACGGATAA
- a CDS encoding 4Fe-4S dicluster domain-containing protein, whose amino-acid sequence MLMFSINPAYDYQKEGDYAIGGVNERPNLYRRCESEGVGISVMKAFAGGQLLNAKTSPFGKALTEYQCIQYALDKPGVITVLPGVRSCQDLRRILGFTDALPKEKDYSILGTFAPQEAKGACVYCNHCQPCPAGLDVGLINKYYDLALTGDDLAKYHYVSLNKKAKDCIQCGHCDSRCPFHVSQVERMEKIREYFGE is encoded by the coding sequence ATGCTGATGTTCAGTATCAATCCTGCCTATGATTATCAAAAAGAAGGCGATTATGCCATTGGAGGTGTGAATGAAAGACCAAATCTTTACCGTCGCTGTGAGAGTGAGGGAGTTGGAATTTCAGTTATGAAAGCTTTTGCCGGCGGACAGCTGCTGAATGCAAAGACTTCCCCATTTGGCAAAGCTTTGACAGAGTACCAGTGTATTCAGTATGCGCTGGATAAACCAGGCGTTATTACAGTACTGCCAGGGGTGAGAAGTTGTCAGGATTTAAGACGTATCTTGGGATTTACTGATGCTTTACCAAAAGAAAAGGATTACTCGATTTTGGGAACATTTGCGCCGCAGGAAGCAAAAGGGGCATGTGTGTATTGCAATCACTGCCAGCCATGTCCTGCCGGACTGGATGTGGGGCTTATTAATAAATATTATGATCTGGCGCTGACCGGAGATGATCTGGCCAAATACCATTATGTAAGTCTTAATAAAAAGGCGAAAGACTGTATACAATGTGGACACTGTGATTCCCGTTGTCCGTTCCATGTTAGCCAAGTGGAGAGGATGGAAAAGATCAGAGAGTATTTTGGAGAATGA
- a CDS encoding RNA polymerase sigma factor, which produces MRSEQEVTRAIEQYSDMVRRLCMIHLKNYADTEDIFQTVFLKYVLSSAAFENEEHEKAWFIRVTINACKDLLRNFFHSHVTSLDEIWEHSTEMQEDHREVLEAVLSLPQKYREVVYLHYYEGCTAPEISQILGKKVNTIYTLLTRSRQMLREKLGGEEYE; this is translated from the coding sequence ATGCGGAGTGAGCAAGAGGTAACCAGAGCTATCGAACAGTACTCTGATATGGTTCGGCGGCTTTGTATGATACATTTGAAAAATTATGCTGATACCGAGGATATATTTCAGACGGTATTTTTAAAATATGTCCTCAGTTCGGCTGCCTTTGAAAATGAAGAACACGAGAAAGCATGGTTCATTCGTGTTACAATCAATGCGTGTAAAGATCTGCTCAGAAATTTTTTTCACAGTCATGTCACATCACTGGATGAAATTTGGGAACATTCCACAGAAATGCAGGAGGATCACAGAGAAGTTTTGGAGGCCGTATTATCACTTCCGCAAAAATACAGAGAGGTTGTATATTTACATTACTATGAGGGCTGCACTGCTCCGGAAATCAGTCAGATTCTGGGGAAAAAGGTAAATACGATTTATACGCTCCTGACCCGTTCCAGGCAAATGCTTCGAGAAAAGCTGGGAGGTGAGGAATATGAATGA
- a CDS encoding MBL fold metallo-hydrolase produces MYELIQLSEHDYYIDCPAKIGLIKASDNEVVLIDSGNDKDAGKKVCRILESKGWNLKAIFNTHSHADHIGGNYFLQKKTGCKIYAKDMEYIYSNMPVLEPIGLYGGRPFKELKNKFLMAQGSNVLPLTSDILPEYMELLELPGHCFDMVGFRTKDGTAYIADSVSSEETLGKYGVSYLWDPEKTLQTLEYIQTLDVARFVPSHAPVMTDIRELAQFNRRAITEIKGKIRELCNTPITFEVLLKNIFDAYDLQMSAQQYALIGSTIRSYLSNMYEEKEIFFSFKDNQMIWQTVLEEKDEIKKYIDRC; encoded by the coding sequence ATGTACGAATTAATACAATTGTCAGAGCATGATTACTATATTGACTGCCCGGCCAAAATCGGACTGATAAAAGCAAGCGATAATGAAGTTGTACTGATTGATAGCGGTAATGATAAAGATGCTGGAAAAAAGGTCTGCCGCATCCTGGAATCAAAAGGCTGGAATCTGAAAGCAATTTTTAACACGCATTCTCATGCAGACCATATTGGCGGAAATTACTTTTTACAGAAGAAAACCGGGTGTAAGATTTACGCAAAAGACATGGAATATATTTATTCCAATATGCCTGTATTGGAACCGATCGGCCTTTATGGCGGCCGTCCTTTCAAAGAATTGAAGAATAAGTTTCTTATGGCGCAGGGAAGCAATGTGCTTCCTCTTACAAGCGATATTCTGCCTGAATATATGGAGCTTTTGGAATTGCCGGGCCACTGCTTCGACATGGTTGGTTTTCGGACTAAGGACGGAACAGCTTATATTGCGGACAGTGTATCTTCAGAGGAAACACTTGGGAAATATGGCGTCAGTTATCTTTGGGATCCTGAAAAGACGCTGCAGACGTTGGAATATATTCAGACATTGGATGTGGCGCGCTTTGTACCATCCCATGCTCCTGTCATGACGGATATCAGGGAACTGGCACAGTTTAACCGCAGAGCAATTACAGAAATCAAAGGGAAAATCAGGGAACTGTGTAATACGCCGATTACATTTGAAGTGCTGCTGAAGAATATTTTCGATGCATATGATCTTCAGATGTCAGCGCAGCAGTATGCGCTTATTGGCAGTACGATCCGTTCCTATCTCTCAAATATGTATGAAGAAAAAGAAATTTTTTTCAGTTTTAAAGATAATCAGATGATCTGGCAGACAGTATTGGAGGAGAAAGATGAAATTAAAAAATATATTGATCGTTGTTAA
- a CDS encoding helix-turn-helix domain-containing protein has translation MLNENIKAIRKSKGLSQQDLAVKLNVVRQTVSKWEQGLSVPDSDMLISISEALETPVSTLLGETVIETEVDNIKALSEKLEAINWQLAQRKNMRRKIIRWLLISLCTIIVMVFAGFIILNSPYLGWDYSNPETAVLGVAFHSFEWLFVRIAPIIFIIAIIGGGVKLFL, from the coding sequence ATGCTTAATGAAAACATTAAAGCAATCAGAAAGTCAAAAGGACTTTCGCAGCAGGATCTTGCTGTCAAGCTGAACGTCGTGCGGCAAACTGTTTCTAAATGGGAGCAAGGATTGTCGGTTCCTGATTCTGATATGTTAATCTCCATATCAGAAGCGCTTGAAACACCTGTGAGCACGTTGCTTGGAGAAACTGTTATTGAAACAGAGGTTGATAACATAAAAGCTCTTTCCGAAAAACTGGAAGCAATCAATTGGCAACTGGCGCAGAGAAAAAACATGAGAAGAAAAATTATTCGTTGGCTGCTTATTTCATTATGTACAATCATAGTAATGGTTTTTGCAGGCTTTATAATATTAAATAGTCCTTATTTAGGTTGGGATTATAGTAACCCTGAAACTGCTGTTCTTGGAGTGGCATTTCACTCATTTGAATGGTTGTTTGTCAGAATAGCACCGATTATCTTTATTATTGCAATTATTGGAGGCGGTGTGAAACTTTTTCTGTAA
- a CDS encoding IS256 family transposase, with translation MAKQKKPVHRVQMTEGKRNIIHQLLEEYDIQTAEDIQDALKDLLGGTIKEMMEAEMEDHLGYEKSERSDNDDYRNGYKRKRINSSYGSMEIEVPQDRKSTFQPQVVKKRQKDISDIDQKIISMYAKGMTTRQISETIEDIYGFETSEGFISDVTDKILPQIEDWQNRPLDEVYPILFIDAIHYSVRDNGVIRKLAAYVILGINTEGKKEVLTIQVGDNESSKYWLSVLNELKNRGVKDILILCADGLTGIKEAIAASFPKTEYQRCIVHQVRNTLKYVPDKDRKAFATDLKTIYQAADEKKALAALDRVTEKWTPKYPNSMKRWKDNWDAISPIFKFSAAVRKVIYTTNAIESLNSTYRRLNQQRSVFPSDTALLKALYLATFEATKRWTTTIRNWGQVYGELSIMYEGRLPD, from the coding sequence ATGGCAAAACAGAAGAAACCTGTCCATCGAGTACAAATGACAGAAGGGAAACGTAACATTATCCATCAGCTACTGGAAGAATACGATATTCAGACAGCCGAAGATATTCAGGATGCTCTCAAGGATTTACTTGGCGGAACAATCAAAGAAATGATGGAAGCAGAAATGGAGGATCATCTTGGGTACGAAAAATCTGAGCGTTCAGATAATGATGATTACCGGAATGGTTACAAACGTAAACGTATAAACAGCAGCTATGGCTCTATGGAGATTGAGGTTCCACAGGACCGCAAATCAACTTTCCAGCCACAGGTGGTCAAAAAGCGCCAGAAAGATATCTCTGATATCGATCAGAAGATCATATCCATGTATGCCAAAGGAATGACAACCAGACAGATTTCTGAAACCATAGAGGATATTTATGGTTTTGAAACTTCAGAGGGTTTTATCTCTGATGTGACGGATAAAATCCTTCCACAGATAGAGGACTGGCAGAACCGCCCTCTGGATGAAGTATATCCAATCCTCTTTATCGATGCGATCCACTATTCAGTCCGGGATAATGGAGTGATCCGCAAACTGGCGGCATATGTGATCTTAGGGATCAATACGGAAGGAAAGAAGGAAGTTCTTACCATTCAGGTTGGAGATAACGAAAGCTCTAAATACTGGCTGTCCGTTCTGAATGAGCTGAAAAACCGCGGTGTAAAAGATATCTTGATTCTCTGTGCTGATGGTCTGACCGGGATCAAAGAAGCCATTGCAGCCTCCTTTCCGAAAACAGAGTATCAACGCTGTATTGTCCATCAGGTAAGAAACACCCTGAAGTATGTTCCGGATAAAGACAGGAAAGCCTTCGCAACGGATTTGAAAACCATCTATCAGGCGGCCGACGAAAAGAAAGCCCTGGCAGCCCTTGACCGGGTAACAGAGAAATGGACGCCAAAATACCCGAATTCCATGAAGCGCTGGAAGGATAACTGGGATGCGATTTCTCCGATTTTCAAGTTTTCAGCAGCTGTCCGGAAGGTCATATATACGACAAATGCGATAGAATCGTTAAACTCCACCTATCGGAGACTGAACCAGCAGAGAAGCGTTTTTCCGAGCGATACGGCGCTGCTGAAAGCCCTATATCTCGCTACCTTCGAAGCCACCAAAAGATGGACTACTACCATCCGGAACTGGGGCCAGGTATATGGCGAGCTGAGTATCATGTATGAAGGCAGGCTGCCGGACTAA
- a CDS encoding alpha/beta fold hydrolase: protein MAYFEYRGKSVYYGEYGQGTPLIFLHGNTASSKMFELLMPLYSEKFRCILIDFLGNGKSDRIEKFSPDMWFDEAMQTIALVEYLHLRGASLAGTSGGAWAAMNAALERPDLFDRIVADSFDGRTLNEHFADNLLKEREGAKADLQARQFYEWCQGADWEKVVDLDTEALLQCAKEKTPLYRKSLEELKVPVLFLGSREDEMCRENLEQEYKEMAASIPEASVYMFPHGGHPAIASNAEEAAGVIETFLKGGK from the coding sequence ATGGCATATTTTGAATATCGCGGAAAATCTGTTTATTATGGAGAATACGGTCAGGGAACACCTCTTATTTTTCTGCATGGAAATACCGCTTCTTCCAAAATGTTTGAGCTTCTTATGCCATTATATTCAGAAAAATTCCGGTGCATATTAATTGATTTTCTGGGGAATGGGAAGTCTGACAGAATAGAAAAATTTTCACCGGATATGTGGTTTGATGAAGCAATGCAGACCATTGCACTTGTGGAATATTTGCATTTGCGCGGTGCCAGTCTGGCAGGAACCAGCGGAGGGGCGTGGGCAGCCATGAATGCGGCGTTAGAGCGTCCGGATTTATTTGACAGAATTGTAGCGGACAGTTTTGACGGCCGGACACTCAATGAACATTTTGCAGATAATCTTTTGAAAGAAAGAGAAGGAGCAAAAGCAGATCTTCAGGCCAGACAGTTCTATGAATGGTGCCAGGGAGCGGACTGGGAAAAAGTAGTCGATCTTGATACAGAGGCGCTGCTTCAGTGCGCAAAGGAAAAGACTCCTTTGTATCGGAAATCATTGGAAGAGCTGAAAGTTCCTGTCTTGTTTTTAGGAAGCAGGGAAGACGAGATGTGCCGGGAAAATTTAGAACAGGAGTATAAAGAAATGGCGGCTTCTATTCCGGAGGCGTCTGTTTATATGTTTCCCCATGGCGGGCATCCTGCCATAGCCTCAAACGCCGAAGAAGCAGCCGGAGTTATCGAGACTTTTTTAAAAGGGGGAAAATAA
- a CDS encoding DUF3788 domain-containing protein: MERLWNTGGKKWTYEYKYRRGGKTLCCLYAKSNCVGFLIIFGKDERTKFEAIRGSLSDAVCRKYDEAETYHDGKWVMFEPNNTDEFDDYIKLLAMKRKPNRK, encoded by the coding sequence ATGGAACGACTATGGAATACCGGTGGTAAGAAGTGGACTTACGAGTACAAATATCGTAGAGGCGGTAAAACTCTTTGCTGTCTATATGCAAAAAGTAATTGCGTTGGTTTCCTGATTATTTTTGGAAAGGATGAAAGAACCAAATTTGAAGCTATAAGAGGCAGTCTTTCTGATGCTGTTTGCAGAAAATATGATGAAGCAGAAACCTATCACGATGGAAAATGGGTAATGTTTGAACCGAACAATACCGATGAGTTCGATGATTATATTAAATTGTTAGCTATGAAAAGAAAGCCAAATCGGAAATGA
- a CDS encoding aminoglycoside 6-adenylyltransferase, with protein MRTEKEMFDIIIDTARSDDRVLAGYLKGSRANPNVPRDIYQDFDIMYVVKETESFRADTSWMNPFGKVILKQEQDDAYGYGERFGLCSHYDKTYSWLLIFEDGNRIDIGVETLETMKEGSNRNKLFLPLIDKTGCLPQLPPPTDEEFYVRKPTEAQFQGCCNEFFWSLCDVVKGILRDELPFAMTTYYAQPHHMLEVMLGWYIGSKTDYSVSCGKQNKYFKQYLPENVYLLYEKTFPDSSYEHFKAAIKTLCRLFREMAVLIAESLGCTYPEEFEQGFMKYTKAVSSD; from the coding sequence ATGCGCACAGAGAAAGAGATGTTTGATATCATTATCGATACAGCCAGGTCGGATGACCGTGTGCTGGCAGGATATCTGAAAGGTTCAAGGGCAAATCCCAATGTCCCCAGGGATATTTATCAGGATTTTGATATTATGTATGTAGTGAAAGAGACAGAAAGTTTTCGCGCTGATACGTCGTGGATGAATCCATTTGGAAAAGTTATTCTGAAACAGGAGCAGGATGATGCGTATGGTTATGGAGAACGTTTTGGCCTGTGCAGCCATTATGATAAAACCTATTCCTGGCTGCTGATATTTGAAGATGGAAACCGCATTGATATCGGTGTTGAAACTTTGGAAACTATGAAAGAGGGGAGCAACAGAAATAAACTGTTCCTTCCGCTTATAGATAAAACAGGATGTCTTCCCCAGCTGCCTCCGCCTACAGACGAGGAATTTTACGTCAGAAAACCCACAGAAGCGCAATTTCAGGGATGCTGTAATGAATTTTTCTGGTCGCTCTGTGATGTTGTAAAAGGAATCCTTAGAGATGAACTTCCTTTTGCTATGACAACTTATTATGCGCAGCCGCACCATATGCTTGAAGTCATGCTGGGATGGTATATCGGGAGTAAGACAGACTATTCGGTTTCCTGTGGAAAACAGAATAAATATTTTAAACAATATCTTCCGGAAAATGTTTATCTGCTATACGAGAAGACTTTCCCTGACAGCAGCTATGAACATTTCAAGGCGGCCATTAAAACTTTATGCAGACTGTTTCGTGAAATGGCAGTGCTGATTGCCGAGAGCCTTGGATGCACATATCCGGAGGAATTTGAGCAGGGATTTATGAAGTATACGAAAGCGGTTAGTAGTGATTGA
- a CDS encoding VOC family protein — MKLKNILIVVKDIEKSKKFYHDLFGLDMVLDNGGNMILTEGLVLQDEKIWKNFLKKEVIPENNSCELYFEEHDIDAFAQKLEKLYPLTKYVSELMTHDWGQKVIRFYDPDGNLIEVGTPMQS; from the coding sequence ATGAAATTAAAAAATATATTGATCGTTGTTAAGGATATCGAAAAATCAAAGAAGTTTTATCATGATCTGTTTGGATTGGATATGGTGCTTGATAATGGTGGCAATATGATTTTAACGGAAGGTCTTGTGCTTCAGGATGAAAAAATCTGGAAAAATTTTTTGAAAAAGGAGGTTATTCCGGAGAACAATTCCTGTGAATTGTATTTTGAAGAACATGATATAGATGCATTTGCTCAAAAACTTGAAAAATTATATCCATTAACAAAATATGTCAGCGAACTTATGACCCATGACTGGGGACAGAAAGTGATTCGTTTTTATGATCCGGACGGTAACCTGATTGAAGTAGGGACGCCGATGCAGTCATAG
- a CDS encoding DUF3795 domain-containing protein gives MKRELGIARCGLACCLCSENETCSGCDSGECPDKDWCENRKCSISKRIEHCYECKDTCTKGLLSKIKPYAFTEFARRYGEDYLLDCLERNEKKGVIYHREGINGDYDDFDDVDALIEYIKTGYR, from the coding sequence ATGAAACGAGAGTTAGGAATTGCCCGCTGTGGCCTTGCCTGTTGTTTGTGCTCAGAAAATGAGACGTGTTCTGGTTGTGATTCGGGCGAATGTCCGGATAAGGATTGGTGTGAAAACAGGAAATGTTCAATTTCTAAAAGAATTGAGCATTGTTATGAATGCAAGGATACATGCACAAAAGGCTTATTAAGTAAAATAAAACCGTATGCTTTTACAGAATTTGCCAGAAGATATGGTGAGGATTACCTTTTGGACTGCCTTGAAAGAAATGAGAAGAAAGGTGTGATTTATCATCGTGAAGGTATAAATGGTGATTATGATGATTTCGATGACGTGGATGCACTGATAGAATATATAAAAACCGGATATAGATAA
- a CDS encoding MFS transporter → MKNLITDLKTFLILWSTQSLSQLGSSMTGFALTLWLYQKTGSALQTALLSICSYAPYVATSIFAGAFSDRWNKKKIMLACDTFAACCSVIVLFLLKAELLQPVHMYLLNAVSGLMNSVQQPASDVAMTIIIPDKYYQKASGLKSLSNSLITIFNPVLATAVFSLLGMEAVISIDLTTFAIAFLALLFKVNIPSGQERDFAKKESFIETVRSGLSYLNNNRLILTLILFLAGINFVASAFDAVLPALILPKANGGEAILGIVSSCAGIATLVGSLATVLLPAPKNRIRVIYLTMLFSLGTENFLLSFSDSPILWCLGQLIGWFFVPVMNANLDVILRTSIPLEMQGRVYSCRNTLQFFTIPIGLFVGGGMVDKVCEPLMRSVAVGSLAARLFGTGKGSGAAFMLFLLGITGVIICLIFGRILQNYTYTDYPEN, encoded by the coding sequence ATGAAAAATTTAATAACAGATTTAAAAACATTTCTAATTTTGTGGAGTACACAGTCACTGTCTCAGCTCGGCAGTTCCATGACAGGTTTTGCGTTGACTCTGTGGTTGTATCAGAAGACAGGATCCGCACTCCAAACAGCTCTTCTGTCCATTTGTTCCTATGCCCCCTATGTTGCTACAAGTATCTTTGCCGGTGCTTTCAGCGACCGTTGGAACAAGAAAAAAATTATGTTGGCATGTGATACTTTTGCCGCCTGCTGTAGTGTAATAGTTCTCTTTCTCCTGAAAGCAGAACTTCTTCAACCGGTTCACATGTATCTCTTAAATGCCGTTAGCGGTCTGATGAATTCAGTACAGCAGCCAGCCAGCGATGTGGCAATGACAATAATTATACCGGACAAATATTATCAAAAGGCAAGCGGACTGAAATCTCTTTCCAATTCCCTGATTACAATTTTTAATCCTGTGCTTGCCACAGCCGTATTCTCCCTTCTGGGAATGGAGGCAGTAATTTCTATTGATCTGACTACTTTTGCAATTGCCTTTCTGGCACTTCTTTTTAAGGTAAATATTCCTTCCGGTCAAGAAAGAGATTTCGCCAAGAAAGAATCTTTTATAGAAACTGTCAGGTCAGGTCTTAGCTATTTAAACAATAACCGGCTCATTCTTACATTGATACTGTTTCTTGCAGGAATCAATTTTGTTGCATCCGCTTTTGATGCAGTTCTTCCAGCTTTGATTCTTCCTAAAGCAAACGGCGGCGAGGCCATTCTTGGAATCGTCAGTTCCTGTGCCGGAATCGCAACTTTAGTCGGAAGTCTGGCAACTGTACTTCTCCCCGCTCCAAAGAACCGCATCCGGGTAATCTACCTTACGATGCTGTTTTCTCTTGGGACAGAGAATTTCCTTTTGTCATTTTCTGATTCGCCGATTTTATGGTGTCTTGGGCAACTGATTGGATGGTTTTTCGTTCCTGTAATGAATGCGAATCTTGATGTTATCCTAAGGACATCCATTCCTCTGGAAATGCAGGGACGGGTTTATTCCTGCAGAAACACTCTGCAGTTTTTTACCATTCCTATAGGGCTGTTTGTAGGAGGCGGCATGGTAGATAAGGTGTGTGAGCCTCTGATGCGTTCTGTCGCTGTCGGTAGTTTGGCCGCCCGTCTGTTTGGAACAGGCAAAGGATCCGGTGCAGCGTTTATGCTCTTCCTTCTGGGAATTACTGGCGTTATCATATGTTTGATATTTGGGCGTATTCTTCAAAATTATACATATACAGATTATCCTGAAAATTAA
- a CDS encoding DUF2200 domain-containing protein yields MDNEKVYKMEFAKIYPLLVNKAVRKGRSKEEVDEIICWLTGYKPEDLERMASTSVNYEEFFNSAPEMNENRKRIKGVVCGIRVEDIKEPLMQEIRYLDKLIDELAKGKKLDKILRIRE; encoded by the coding sequence ATGGACAATGAAAAAGTTTATAAAATGGAATTTGCGAAAATTTATCCTCTTTTGGTAAACAAGGCTGTCAGAAAAGGACGGTCGAAAGAGGAAGTAGACGAGATCATCTGTTGGCTTACAGGATATAAACCGGAAGACTTGGAAAGGATGGCTTCAACATCTGTTAATTATGAAGAGTTTTTCAACAGTGCTCCGGAAATGAACGAAAATAGAAAACGGATCAAAGGTGTTGTCTGTGGAATACGGGTAGAAGATATCAAAGAACCTCTTATGCAAGAAATTCGATATTTGGATAAATTGATCGATGAACTGGCAAAAGGGAAGAAGCTGGATAAAATTTTGCGGATAAGGGAATAA